A single window of Streptomyces sudanensis DNA harbors:
- a CDS encoding LamB/YcsF family protein, giving the protein MTEVSIDLNADLGEGFGRWRLTDDEQLLSVVTSANVACGFHAGDPATMRRVCALAAGRGVRIGAQVSYRDLAGFGRRAMDVPADELAAEVAYQIGALEVFARAAGSRVSYVKPHGALYNRVVHDGEQARAVVEGVLLAGGRLPLLGLPGSRLHACAREAGLPVVAEAFADRAYAADGTLVPRGREGAVVRDPDAVAERSVRLARSGTVVSQCGRTLSVRARSLCLHGDTPGAVELARRVRAQLEGAGVRVAAFA; this is encoded by the coding sequence GTGACCGAGGTGTCGATCGACCTCAACGCCGATCTCGGCGAGGGCTTCGGCCGCTGGCGGCTGACCGACGACGAGCAGTTGCTGTCCGTGGTCACCAGTGCCAACGTAGCGTGCGGCTTCCACGCCGGGGACCCGGCCACCATGCGCCGCGTGTGCGCCCTCGCCGCCGGGCGGGGAGTCCGGATCGGCGCCCAGGTGTCCTACCGCGACCTGGCCGGCTTCGGGCGGCGCGCCATGGACGTGCCGGCGGACGAGCTGGCGGCCGAGGTGGCCTACCAGATCGGCGCCCTGGAGGTGTTCGCGCGGGCCGCCGGGTCGCGGGTGTCGTACGTCAAGCCGCACGGGGCGCTGTACAACCGGGTGGTGCACGACGGGGAGCAGGCGCGGGCCGTGGTCGAGGGGGTGCTGCTGGCCGGGGGGCGGCTGCCGCTGCTGGGGCTGCCCGGTTCGCGGCTGCACGCGTGTGCGCGGGAGGCCGGCCTGCCGGTGGTGGCCGAGGCCTTCGCGGACCGGGCGTACGCGGCGGACGGGACGCTCGTGCCCCGGGGGCGGGAGGGCGCGGTCGTGCGCGACCCGGACGCCGTCGCCGAGCGGTCGGTCCGCCTGGCCCGGTCCGGGACGGTGGTCTCGCAGTGCGGCAGGACCCTGTCCGTACGGGCCCGGTCGCTGTGCCTGCACGGCGACACGCCGGGGGCGGTGGAGCTGGCGCGGCGGGTGCGGGCGCAACTGGAGGGGGCCGGGGTGCGCGTGGCGGCGTTCGCGTGA